One part of the Palaemon carinicauda isolate YSFRI2023 chromosome 23, ASM3689809v2, whole genome shotgun sequence genome encodes these proteins:
- the LOC137617413 gene encoding uncharacterized protein, producing MLAEDKLAESSKISGLRVRSFDGNGCLSLPAAYTREIMAANRSHIPSPDMVNDWPHLHCIRDKLVLVKTNCDIGLLIGYNCAKALVTLEVIPPSGNAPYAQRSILGWTIIGSISTEFESDDSDLGAFHVGLVSENLDPLPVPMVQFTLRCKIKEVSPSDVAKILEKDFTEYETDNFVMPLPFRRDDPSFLYSMANAMRRLRFLVKRLEREKMLYDHYISFMNDMLERGYAEKVPQSEIVSNRCFYIPHHGVYNLQKPGQIRVVFDCSACCNGVSINDELLQGPDLMNNSSGVLCRFRKEPIAISCDVEKMFYQFKVK from the exons ATGTTGGCTGAGGATAAACTGGCTGAGAGTTCAAAGATCAGTGGTTTACGTGTCAGAAGTTTCGATGGTAACGGTTGTTTGAGTCTACCAGCAGCATATACTCGTGAGATTATGGCAGCTAATCGCAGTCATATACCTTCACCAGATATGGTTAATGATTGGCCACATCTTCATTGTATTAGAGATAAACTGGTACTGGTTAAAACTAATTGCGACATAGGATTGCTTATTGGCTATAATTGTGCAAAGGCTTTGGTTACTTTGGAGGTTATTCCACCATCAGGCAACGCTCCTTATGCACAGCGAAGTATTTTAGGTTGGACTATCATTGGAAGCATTTCTACCGAATTTGAATCTGATGACAGTGACTTAGGAGCTTTTCATGTTGGTTTGGTATCTGAGAATCTTGATCCTTTGCCAGTACCTATGGTTCAGTTCACTTTGAGGTGCAAAATTAAAGAAGTTTCTCCTTCCGATGTAGCCAAGATACTTGAAAAAGACTTCACTGAATATGAAACTGATAAT TTTGTTATGCCTTTGCCCTTTAGAAGAGATGATCCATCATTTTTATATAGCATGGCTAATGCTATGAGGAGACTGCGCTTCCTAGTTAAACGCTTGGAAAGGGAAAAGATGTTGTATGATCACTACATATCTTTTATGAATGATATGCTTGAACGAGGTTATGCAGAAAAAGTTCCTCAATCGGAAATTGTTAGTAATCGTTGTTTTTATATTCCACACCATGGTGTTTATAACTTACAAAAACCAGGCCAGATCAGAGTTGTTTTTGACTGCAGTGCTTGCTGTAATGGAGTTTCAATTAATGATGAGTTGCTTCAGGGACCTGATCTAATGAATAATTCATCTGGGGTCTTGTGCCGTTTTCGCAAAGAGCCAATTGCAATTTCTTGTGACGTTGAGAAAATGTTTTATCAGTTTAAAGTTAAGTAA